A window of Apium graveolens cultivar Ventura chromosome 8, ASM990537v1, whole genome shotgun sequence contains these coding sequences:
- the LOC141679590 gene encoding uncharacterized protein LOC141679590 has product MSVISWNCHGLGTPWAFQFLKEITSQKKPNFIFLCEILCNKNRVEIARNALNFEGAFTVETQGHSGGITFLWRYNDEVRLQTYSKNHIDLVVRNRGGHEFRLTGVYGEPDRRKRRETWDLIRSLATGNSLPWVLIGDMNNVLSQDDKRGGRPYPQWLIQGFKEVLDDCGLVDMNMSVYPFTWEKGYGTENWIEVRLDRALASENFFNLFKNAKLINLETITSDHCPLLLDPCENVVLRSVKPFRFENAWLREPMCKQIVEEAWHNASGMSFFDKLLVCSQKLSIWGQDITGSFRKRINQSKHILKTLKGRRDAHSVALCRAEKTKLAEVYAQQEVFWRQRSKQLWLREGDQNSKFFHKATKKKEKS; this is encoded by the coding sequence ATGAGTGTTATAAGCTGGAATTGCCATGGGCTTGGGACACCATGGGCTTTTCAATTCCTTAAAGAAATAACGTCCCAAAAGAAGCCGAATTTTATTTTCTTATGTGAGATCTTGTGTAATAAAAATAGAGTGGAAATAGCAAGGAATGCGTTGAATTTTGAGGGGGCATTTACTGTCGAAACGCAGGGGCATAGTGGAGGTATTACTTTTCTGTGGAGGTATAATGACGAGGTTCGTTTGCAGACTTATAGTAAGAATCATATTGACCTGGTGGTTAGGAACAGAGGTGGTCATGAGTTCAGATTAACAGGAGTATACGGTGAGCCAGATAGGAGAAAAAGGAGGGAAACGTGGGACTTGATCCGGTCATTAGCTACTGGCAACAGTCTTCCCTGGGTTTTGATTGGGGATATGAACAATGTGCTGTCTCAAGATGATAAAAGAGGAGGAAGGCCTTATCCGCAGTGGTTAATTCAGGGCTTTAAAGAAGTGTTGGATGATTGTGGCCTTGTTGATATGAATATGAGTGTGTATCCATTTACATGGGAGAAGGGTTATGGTACGGAGAACTGGATCGAGGTCAGATTGGATCGAGCATTAGCTTCGGAgaattttttcaatttatttaaaaatgCAAAGCTTATAAATTTGGAAACGATAACGTCTGATCATTGTCCTTTGTTGCTTGATCCCTGTGAGAATGTTGTATTGCGTTCTGTCAAACCTTTCCGCTTTGAGAATGCATGGTTGAGGGAACCGATGTGTAAACAAATTGTGGAGGAAGCTTGGCACAATGCTTCTGGTATGTCCTTTTTTGATAAGCTGTTGGTGTGTTCTCAAAAGCTGTCAATATGGGGTCAGGATATTACAGGGAGTTTTCGAAAAAGAATAAATCAAAGCAAGCATATATTGAAAACTCTTAAGGGCAGGAGAGATGCTCATTCTGTTGCATTGTGTAGAGCAGAGAAAACGAAACTTGCAGAGGTGTATGCTCAGCAGGAGGTGTTTTGGAGGCAAAGATCAAAGCAACTTTGGCTTCGCGAAGGGGATCAAAACAGCAAATTTTTCCATAAGGCCACGAAAAAAAAGGAGAAGAGTTAA
- the LOC141680783 gene encoding benzoate carboxyl methyltransferase-like isoform X2 has translation MDLVQVVHMNTSNHECSYADNSTLEKSVILKSKEALEDAIEDYGISHGFSECFKLADLGCSSGPTAFLSVTNIINSVLAVCEEKNLKAPTEFQIPEKVLDNNKGNVYLAKSSPPFVYEAYFNQFRKDFTTFLRMRSMEIITDGRMVLTLIGRTTSKNCNVFHDLLAKSLQDMLVEGLLNEKDVYSFNLPVYYPCTNELKAVIESESSFTLDRIETFEVDWDMRTEDEIIKSGESSGKFIAKIYRAVSEPLLAGYFGNTCLHKIYERYEMHTTEQLSKERITSFNIVVSLSKKGNN, from the exons ATGGATTTAGTACAAGTTGTTCACATGAATACAAGCAATCACGAATGTAGCTACGCCGACAATTCCACCCTTGAG AAAAGTGTGATATTGAAGTCCAAAGAAGCTTTAGAAGATGCCATCGAGGATTATGGAATTAGCCATGGGTTCTCTGAATGCTTCAAGCTAGCTGATTTGGGTTGCTCTTCTGGACCTACTGCCTTCCTATCTGTTACAAATATAATAAACAGTGTACTTGCAGTATGCGAGGAGAAAAATTTAAAAGCACCAACCGAGTTTCAG ATTCCTGAGAAAGTGCTGGATAATAACAAAGGAAATGTCTACTTGGCCAAATCGAGTCCTCCTTTTGTTTATGAAGCATACTTTAATCAATTTAGAAAAGACTTCACAACATTCTTGCGCATGAGATCCATGGAAATAATTACTGATGGGCGAATGGTGTTAACACTTATCGGAAGGACAACCAGCAAAAATTGTAATGTTTTCCATGATTTACTGGCAAAGTCACTGCAAGACATGTTGGTTGAG GGTTTACTGAACGAGAAAGACGTTTATTCCTTCAATTTGCCGGTGTACTACCCATGTACTAACGAATTGAAGGCAGTAATTGAATCTGAGAGTTCCTTCACTCTTGATAGAATTGAGACCTTTGAAGTTGACTGGGACATGCGCACTGAAGATGAAATAATCAAGTCTGGAGAAAGCAGCGGCAAGTTTATAGCCAAAATATATAGAGCTGTATCAGAGCCCTTGCTTGCTGGTTATTTTGGAAATACTTGCTTGCATAAGATATATGAGAGGTACGAAATGCACACAACTGAGCAGCTCTCCAAGGAGAGAATCACCAGTTTCAATATTGTTGTCTCCCTCTCAAAGAAAGGTAATAACTAA
- the LOC141680783 gene encoding benzoate carboxyl methyltransferase-like isoform X1: MDLVQVVHMNTSNHECSYADNSTLEKSVILKSKEALEDAIEDYGISHGFSECFKLADLGCSSGPTAFLSVTNIINSVLAVCEEKNLKAPTEFQVLLNDLPNNDFNSLFKITPSFNSRLQNENGGGGKSVNCFISGVPGSFFTRLFPSKSLEFVHSSYAVHFLSQIPEKVLDNNKGNVYLAKSSPPFVYEAYFNQFRKDFTTFLRMRSMEIITDGRMVLTLIGRTTSKNCNVFHDLLAKSLQDMLVEGLLNEKDVYSFNLPVYYPCTNELKAVIESESSFTLDRIETFEVDWDMRTEDEIIKSGESSGKFIAKIYRAVSEPLLAGYFGNTCLHKIYERYEMHTTEQLSKERITSFNIVVSLSKKGNN; encoded by the exons ATGGATTTAGTACAAGTTGTTCACATGAATACAAGCAATCACGAATGTAGCTACGCCGACAATTCCACCCTTGAG AAAAGTGTGATATTGAAGTCCAAAGAAGCTTTAGAAGATGCCATCGAGGATTATGGAATTAGCCATGGGTTCTCTGAATGCTTCAAGCTAGCTGATTTGGGTTGCTCTTCTGGACCTACTGCCTTCCTATCTGTTACAAATATAATAAACAGTGTACTTGCAGTATGCGAGGAGAAAAATTTAAAAGCACCAACCGAGTTTCAGGTACTTTTGAATGACCTTCCAAATAATGATTTCAACTCACTTTTTAAAATCACACCATCCTTCAATTCAAGGCTTCAAAATGAGAACGGTGGTGGCGGAAAATCAGTAAACTGTTTCATATCCGGGGTGCCAGGTTCCTTTTTTACAAGGCTGTTTCCAAGTAAAAGCCTTGAATTTGTTCATTCTTCTTATGCTGTTCATTTTCTCTCACAG ATTCCTGAGAAAGTGCTGGATAATAACAAAGGAAATGTCTACTTGGCCAAATCGAGTCCTCCTTTTGTTTATGAAGCATACTTTAATCAATTTAGAAAAGACTTCACAACATTCTTGCGCATGAGATCCATGGAAATAATTACTGATGGGCGAATGGTGTTAACACTTATCGGAAGGACAACCAGCAAAAATTGTAATGTTTTCCATGATTTACTGGCAAAGTCACTGCAAGACATGTTGGTTGAG GGTTTACTGAACGAGAAAGACGTTTATTCCTTCAATTTGCCGGTGTACTACCCATGTACTAACGAATTGAAGGCAGTAATTGAATCTGAGAGTTCCTTCACTCTTGATAGAATTGAGACCTTTGAAGTTGACTGGGACATGCGCACTGAAGATGAAATAATCAAGTCTGGAGAAAGCAGCGGCAAGTTTATAGCCAAAATATATAGAGCTGTATCAGAGCCCTTGCTTGCTGGTTATTTTGGAAATACTTGCTTGCATAAGATATATGAGAGGTACGAAATGCACACAACTGAGCAGCTCTCCAAGGAGAGAATCACCAGTTTCAATATTGTTGTCTCCCTCTCAAAGAAAGGTAATAACTAA